Proteins from a genomic interval of Eulemur rufifrons isolate Redbay chromosome 10, OSU_ERuf_1, whole genome shotgun sequence:
- the C1QTNF2 gene encoding complement C1q tumor necrosis factor-related protein 2 codes for MIPWVLLACALPCAADPLIGAFARRDFQKGSPQLICSLPGPQGPPGPPGAPGPSGMVGRMGFPGKDGQDGQDGDRGDSGEEGPPGRTGNRGKPGPKGKAGAIGRAGPRGPKGVSGTPGKHGTPGKKGPKGKKGEPGLPGPCSCGSGRAKSAFSVAVTKSYPRERLPIKFDKILMNEGGHYNASSGKFVCSVPGIYYFTYDITLANKHLAIGLVHNGQYRIRTFDANTGNHDVASGSTILALKQGDEVWLQIFYSEQNGLFYDPYWTDSLFTGFLIYADQDDPNEV; via the exons ATGATCCCCTGGGTGCTCTTGGCCTGTGCCCTCCCCTGTGCCGCTGACCCGCTGATTGGCGCCTTCGCTCGCAGGGACTTCCAGAAAGGCTCCCCTCAACTCATCTGCAGCCTGCCTGGCCCCCAGGGCCCACCTGGccccccaggagccccagggccCTCGGGAATGGTGGGACGAATGGGCTTTCCTGGCAAAGATGGTCAGGATGGCCAGGACGGGGACCGGGGGGACAGTGGAGAGGAAG GTCCACCTGGCCGGACAGGTAACCGGGGAAAGCCAGGACCAAAGGGCAAAGCCGGGGCCATTGGGCGGGCTGGCCCCCGAGGCCCCAAGGGGGTCAGTGGTACCCCCGGGAAGCATGGCACGCCAGGCAAGAAGGGGCCCAAGGGCAAGAAGGGAGAGCCGGGCCTCCCGGGCCCCTGCAGCTGCGGCAGTGGTCGCGCCAAGTCAGCCTTCTCTGTGGCGGTGACCAAGAGCTACCCGCGGGAGCGGCTGCCCATCAAGTTTGACAAGATCTTGATGAACGAGGGTGGCCACTACAACGCCTCCAGCGGCAAGTTCGTCTGCAGCGTGCCGGGGATCTACTACTTCACCTACGACATCACGCTGGCCAACAAGCACTTGGCCATCGGCCTGGTGCACAACGGCCAGTACCGCATTCGGACCTTCGATGCCAACACCGGCAACCATGATGTGGCCTCGGGCTCCACCATCCTGGCTCTAAAGCAGGGTGACGAGGTCTGGCTACAGATCTTCTACTCGGAGCAGAATGGGCTCTTCTATGACCCTTACTGGACCGACAGCCTCTTCACGGGGTTCCTCATCTACGCCGACCAGGACGACCCCAATGAGGTATAG